A genomic stretch from bacterium includes:
- the def gene encoding peptide deformylase — protein sequence MIRKILTLGAPILREKALPVHKFDANLRRLINDMIETMKSANGAGLAAPQIGVSQRVIVVLQENDKPLALVNPTIIHAEGMEEDEEGCLSIPNLYAIVPRPAHVKVSGFNPKGRAVSVEAEGILARALCHEIDHLDGVLFIDKAYPDTFRWVKAEKAESKR from the coding sequence ATGATAAGGAAAATACTAACATTGGGCGCTCCCATTTTGAGAGAGAAGGCATTGCCGGTGCATAAATTTGACGCCAATCTAAGGCGCCTTATCAACGATATGATAGAGACGATGAAATCGGCGAATGGGGCAGGGCTCGCTGCTCCCCAGATAGGCGTTTCTCAGAGGGTTATTGTGGTATTGCAGGAAAACGATAAGCCCCTTGCCCTTGTCAACCCAACAATCATCCACGCCGAGGGCATGGAGGAGGATGAGGAGGGTTGCTTGAGCATTCCCAATCTTTACGCCATCGTCCCTCGTCCAGCCCATGTGAAAGTTTCGGGATTCAATCCAAAAGGAAGAGCGGTTAGTGTTGAAGCGGAAGGTATATTGGCGAGAGCCCTTTGCCACGAGATAGACCACCTTGATGGTGTCCTTTTCATTGACAAAGCATACCCAGATACATTCCGCTGGGTAAAGGCAGAAAAGGCGGAAAGCAAAAGATAA